DNA from Arthrobacter sp. StoSoilB19:
GGGGCCACCCTGATCGACGTCAGGTCAGCCCAGGAATGGCGGACCGGCCGGGCGCCGCAGGCCAAGCACGTCCCCCTGGACCGGCTGCAGGCCAGCACCGCCGGGATCCAGAAGACCCGCCCCGTGATCGCCGTCTGCGCCTCCGGAGTACGGTCCGCCTCAGCAGCACGCCTCCTGGCCGCCAAGGGGTACGACGCCTACTCGGTACGCGGCGGCATGGCCGCATGGCGCCACGCCGGCGAGCCCGTCCGCTAGGCAAGCAACACCACCCGGCAACCCAGCCGAAACCACTTCAAAGGAGAACCACCATGGCTGAAATCACCATCACCGAAACCGACCAGCGCCGCTCCACCGCCCGGATCCTTGACGTCCGCGAGGACTTCGAAGTCGCCGAAGGGATGATCCCCGGCGCATTGCACATCCCCATGGGCGAGCTGCAGGCCCGCTTGTCCGAACTGGACCCGGCCGTGCCCGTGATCGCCATTTGCCGCAGCGGCAACCGCAGTGCCGCCGTCGCTGAAGCCCTCAACGGCGTCGGCTACAAGGCGGACACCATGGCCGGCGGCATGACCGCGTGGACCCGCGCCGGACTCCCCACCACCTAGGCCCTGCCGCATGTTCGCCCCACCTACGGCGCCGCCGCCGAACGCCACCCGGACATCACCTTCGCCAAGGTGGACACCGAAGCCGAACAGGCCCTCGCCGCCGCAGCAAACATCACCTCCATCCCCACCCTGATGGCCTTCAAGGACAAGACCCTCGTCTTCTCCCAGCCTGGAGCACTCAACGCCACCGGCCTCGAGGAAGTCATCCAGGCCGTCAAGAACCTGGACATGGACAAACTACGCGCCGAAGCCGGCCACCAGCACGCCTGAGCCAACGGCGGCCACATCAGTTCCCCTCGTTGCGTTATACCCCGGGGGGTATCTATACTTGATTCAGAACCCCTCCATCCCCTTTCACCCGAAGGAGAGCACCAGATGCTTATCGAACGCATTTACGACGAAGACCTGGCCCAAGCCAGCTACCTGATCGGCTGCCAGGCCAAGGGTGAAGCCATCGTGGTAGACGGCCGCCGCGACATCGCCGTCTACCAGGAACTCGCCGCGAAAAACGGCATGAAGATCGTGGCCGTCACCGAGACCCACATCCACGCCGACTACCTCTCCGGCACCCGCGAACTTGCCGCTGCCACCGGCGCCAGGATCTACGTCTCCGGCGAGGGCGGCCCGGACTGGCAGTACGAATTCGACGGCGAGCGGCTGTACGACGGCGACACCATCACCCTGGGCAACATCACCATCAAGGCGGTCCACACCCCGGGCCACACCCCGGAGCACCTGTCCTTCCTGGTGACCGACGGCGCGTTCAGCAACCAGCCCGGCTACCTGCTCTCAGGCGACTTCGTGTTCTCCGGCGACCTGGGCCGGCCTGACCTGCTGGACGAAGCAGCCGGCGGCGTGGACACCCGCTTCGTGGGCGCCAGGCAGCTCTTCGCCAGCCTGCGCGACAAGTTCCTGACCCTGCCGGATTACGTCCAGGTCCACCCCGCGCACGGCGCGGGCAGCGCCTGCGGCAAGGCCCTCGGCGCCATCCCGTCCTCCACCGTGGGCTACGAACGCCTCTACGCCTGGTGGGGCCCGTACCTCGCCGCCAATGACGAGCAGGGCTTCATCGATGAACTCCTGGACGGCCAGCCCGACGCCCACGCCTACTTCGGCCGCATGAAGCGCGAAAACCGCGTGGGGCCGGCCGTCATGGGCGAACGCGCTCCGCTGAAGGAACTGGACGCCGCCGTCGTGGCCAATGGCCTGGCGGAGGACACGCTGACCTTCATCGACACCCGTTCCAATGACGAAGTCCACCGCGGCACGGTGGCCCGGTCCCTGAACGTCCCCGCCGGGAAGTCCGTGGCCAGCTACGGCGCCTGGGTGGTCAACCCGGAAACGGACAAGAACCCGCTGGTGCTCCTTGCCAAGGACCGGGACCAGGCCCAGGACATGTGGGACCATCTGGTCCGGGTGGGCATCGACAACGTGGCCGGCTACGTCACCGGCATGGACGGCCTGCCCACCTTCACTCCCAAGCTGATCCAGCCGGAGGAACTCGGGAAGTTCGACGCCGCGATGCTCCTGGACGTCCGCAACAAGACCGAGTACAAGGCCGGGCATGTCCCGGGCGCGTACCAGCTCAGCGGCGGCCGCCTCATGTGGCACCTGGATGAACTGCCGGCCGGCGTCACCATCGTGTCCTACTGCCAGTCGGGCGTCCGGAACTCCGTCGCCGCCAGCGCCCTGCGCCGGGCCGGGTACGACGTCGTCGAACTCGATGGCAGCTACGCCGCCTGGAACGCCTGGCAGAACAGCGTCCCCGCCGCCTAGCCACTCCACCCAAGACCACCCGGGCAGGACCCCCCTCCTGCCCGGGTTCAGGTCCGGGCGCGTCCCCCGCGCGTCCGGACCCGGCCCGGGCGTGCCCCCGCACGCCCGGGCCACCTTACGTCCCCACGAACGGAGCACCCCATGCCGGGCAGGACCCTCCCCCGCCATGCCACCGGAACAGCCGGTGCCGTGCTGGGCCTGCGGCAGAACCTGGCGCAGTTCATGCTGCTGGTGGCTGTCAACGCGCTGGTGGGCGGCACCCTGGGCCAGGAACGCACCGTCCTGCCCCTGCTCGCATCCCGGACGTTCCATCTGGACCTGTACACGGGCGCGCTGACCTACATCCTGGCCTTCGGCCTGTCCAAGGCCGCGACGAACTACTTCGCCGGCACGCTCTCGGACAGGTACGGCCGGAAACCCGTCCTCGTGGCGGGCTGGCTGGTGGCAGTGCCCGTACCGCTGATGCTCATCTTCGCCCAGTCCTGGGGCTGGATCGTGGCGGCCAACGTGCTGCTGGGCATCAGCCAGGGCCTCACCTGGTCCACGGCCGTGATCATGAAGATGGACCTCGTCGGCCCCAGGCAGCGTGGCCTGGCCATGGGATTCAACGAGGCGGCGGGCTACCTGGGCGTGGCCGCCACCGCGCTGGCCACCGGCTACCTGGCAACTGCCTACGGCCTCCGCCCGGCCCCGTTCCTGCTGGGTGCCGCGTT
Protein-coding regions in this window:
- a CDS encoding rhodanese-like domain-containing protein, with product MGLIDSLKKAFSKPYKTVSVAQAKELLGSGATLIDVRSAQEWRTGRAPQAKHVPLDRLQASTAGIQKTRPVIAVCASGVRSASAARLLAAKGYDAYSVRGGMAAWRHAGEPVR
- a CDS encoding rhodanese-like domain-containing protein, which produces MAEITITETDQRRSTARILDVREDFEVAEGMIPGALHIPMGELQARLSELDPAVPVIAICRSGNRSAAVAEALNGVGYKADTMAGGMTAWTRAGLPTT
- a CDS encoding MBL fold metallo-hydrolase: MLIERIYDEDLAQASYLIGCQAKGEAIVVDGRRDIAVYQELAAKNGMKIVAVTETHIHADYLSGTRELAAATGARIYVSGEGGPDWQYEFDGERLYDGDTITLGNITIKAVHTPGHTPEHLSFLVTDGAFSNQPGYLLSGDFVFSGDLGRPDLLDEAAGGVDTRFVGARQLFASLRDKFLTLPDYVQVHPAHGAGSACGKALGAIPSSTVGYERLYAWWGPYLAANDEQGFIDELLDGQPDAHAYFGRMKRENRVGPAVMGERAPLKELDAAVVANGLAEDTLTFIDTRSNDEVHRGTVARSLNVPAGKSVASYGAWVVNPETDKNPLVLLAKDRDQAQDMWDHLVRVGIDNVAGYVTGMDGLPTFTPKLIQPEELGKFDAAMLLDVRNKTEYKAGHVPGAYQLSGGRLMWHLDELPAGVTIVSYCQSGVRNSVAASALRRAGYDVVELDGSYAAWNAWQNSVPAA